Proteins encoded together in one Styela clava chromosome 12, kaStyClav1.hap1.2, whole genome shotgun sequence window:
- the LOC120329647 gene encoding beta-1,4-galactosyltransferase 4-like isoform X2 yields the protein MWEATSNLLEMQLCYQIRQESIGNRKFQLSYYTTVETDTETHTFTMAKENTMSSTARINGTEMINVNFTTELNVPAISNCIEYLGGSISVNYKSALQTFHNFSNITQADITTYGELFLGNKEEGYKYKNSNNAVIFEPKNPNCQTAQNVAFIIPFRNRETHLRLVLGHLIPVLQRQNIRFAFFIVTQNGNEFFNKGRLMNTGFEFASEVGKARNQAFDCYIFHDVDLFVEHDSLLYRCGGGKEIDHLAPRIDKFKYVPYCCGMTVGGVIGFTEEQYRTVNGYSNKYWGWGAEDDDMADRLELHDLGIRRPEGDLGKYTMMSHQRDSLNPINTGRFKILWDKNKKFWNDGLGNLDTKITSVLRYPLFVNVLVDVGKPPT from the exons ATGTGGGAGGCCACGAGTAACTTACTGGAGATGCAGCTATGTTATCAG ATAAGACAGGAAAGCATCGGTAATAGGAAATTTCAATTATCATATTACACTACGGTGGAGACAGATACAGAAACTCATACGTTTACAATGGCCAAGGAAAATACAATGTCATCAACCGCAAGAATAAATGGAACCGAGATGATAAATGTAAATTTTACTACAGAGCTCAATGTTCCCGCGATTTCTAATTGCATTGAATATTTAGGAGGATCTATTTCTGTGAATTATAAGTCAGCTCTACAAACCtttcacaatttttcaaatattactcAAGCTGATATAACGACTTATGGGGAATTATTCCTTGGAAATAAGGAAGAAggatataaatacaaaaattcaaacaacGCGGTGATTTTTGAACCAAAAAATCCAAATTGCCAGACAGCACAAAATGTGGCTTTTATAATTCCTTTTCGAAACCGAGAAACGCATCTACGACTAGTATTAGGACATCTGATTCCAGTTTTACAAAGACAAAATATTCG CTTTGCATTTTTTATCGTCACTCAAAATGGGAACGAATTTTTCAACAAAGGTCGACTGATGAACACTGGGTTTGAATTCGCGAGTGAAGTTGGAAAAGCGAGGAATCAAGCTTTCGATTGTTATATATTCCATGATGTAGATCTTTTTGTCGAGCACGATAGCCTTCTATATAG ATGCGGCGGTGGAAAGGAAATTGATCACTTAGCCCCAAGAATTGATAAGTTCAAATATGTTCCATACTGTTGTGGTATGACAGTCGGGGGAGTCATTGGTTTCACAGAAGAGCAATACAGGacg GTGAACGGTTATTCCAATAAATATTGGGGATGGGGAGCTGAAGATGATGATATGGCGGATAGGCTAGAACTACATGATTTGGGAATCAGACGACCAGAAGGTGATTTAGGAAA ataTACCATGATGTCTCACCAACGCGATTCTCTGAATCCGATCAACACAGgaagatttaaaattttatgggacaaaaacaaaaa aTTTTGGAATGACGGGCTCGGAAATTTAGATACAAAAATAACGTCAGTTTTACGTTATCCACTTTTTGTGAACGTCTTGGTAGACGTGGGAAAACCACCTACCTAA
- the LOC120329647 gene encoding beta-1,4-galactosyltransferase 4-like isoform X1, translating to MALLKVNCTIRTLLVLVFAINVSMILVFRLYVLQIRQESIGNRKFQLSYYTTVETDTETHTFTMAKENTMSSTARINGTEMINVNFTTELNVPAISNCIEYLGGSISVNYKSALQTFHNFSNITQADITTYGELFLGNKEEGYKYKNSNNAVIFEPKNPNCQTAQNVAFIIPFRNRETHLRLVLGHLIPVLQRQNIRFAFFIVTQNGNEFFNKGRLMNTGFEFASEVGKARNQAFDCYIFHDVDLFVEHDSLLYRCGGGKEIDHLAPRIDKFKYVPYCCGMTVGGVIGFTEEQYRTVNGYSNKYWGWGAEDDDMADRLELHDLGIRRPEGDLGKYTMMSHQRDSLNPINTGRFKILWDKNKKFWNDGLGNLDTKITSVLRYPLFVNVLVDVGKPPT from the exons ATGGCTCTGTTGAAGGTTAACTGCACCATACGAACACTGTTAGTATTGGTTTTTGCAATCAACGTGTCGATGATATTAGTATTTCGTCTTTACGTCTTACAGATAAGACAGGAAAGCATCGGTAATAGGAAATTTCAATTATCATATTACACTACGGTGGAGACAGATACAGAAACTCATACGTTTACAATGGCCAAGGAAAATACAATGTCATCAACCGCAAGAATAAATGGAACCGAGATGATAAATGTAAATTTTACTACAGAGCTCAATGTTCCCGCGATTTCTAATTGCATTGAATATTTAGGAGGATCTATTTCTGTGAATTATAAGTCAGCTCTACAAACCtttcacaatttttcaaatattactcAAGCTGATATAACGACTTATGGGGAATTATTCCTTGGAAATAAGGAAGAAggatataaatacaaaaattcaaacaacGCGGTGATTTTTGAACCAAAAAATCCAAATTGCCAGACAGCACAAAATGTGGCTTTTATAATTCCTTTTCGAAACCGAGAAACGCATCTACGACTAGTATTAGGACATCTGATTCCAGTTTTACAAAGACAAAATATTCG CTTTGCATTTTTTATCGTCACTCAAAATGGGAACGAATTTTTCAACAAAGGTCGACTGATGAACACTGGGTTTGAATTCGCGAGTGAAGTTGGAAAAGCGAGGAATCAAGCTTTCGATTGTTATATATTCCATGATGTAGATCTTTTTGTCGAGCACGATAGCCTTCTATATAG ATGCGGCGGTGGAAAGGAAATTGATCACTTAGCCCCAAGAATTGATAAGTTCAAATATGTTCCATACTGTTGTGGTATGACAGTCGGGGGAGTCATTGGTTTCACAGAAGAGCAATACAGGacg GTGAACGGTTATTCCAATAAATATTGGGGATGGGGAGCTGAAGATGATGATATGGCGGATAGGCTAGAACTACATGATTTGGGAATCAGACGACCAGAAGGTGATTTAGGAAA ataTACCATGATGTCTCACCAACGCGATTCTCTGAATCCGATCAACACAGgaagatttaaaattttatgggacaaaaacaaaaa aTTTTGGAATGACGGGCTCGGAAATTTAGATACAAAAATAACGTCAGTTTTACGTTATCCACTTTTTGTGAACGTCTTGGTAGACGTGGGAAAACCACCTACCTAA